A region of Silurus meridionalis isolate SWU-2019-XX chromosome 13, ASM1480568v1, whole genome shotgun sequence DNA encodes the following proteins:
- the rpl4 gene encoding 60S ribosomal protein L4, with amino-acid sequence MPCARPLISVYSDKGETLGKNVAMPAVFTAPIRPDVVNFVHTNMRKNKRQPYAVSELAGHQTSAESWGTGRAVARIPRVRGGGTHRSGQGAFGNMCRGGRMFAPTKTWRRWHRRINVTQKRYAICSALAGSALPALVMAKGHRIEELPEVPLVVEDKVEGYKKTKEAVLLLKKLKAWNDIKKVYASQRMRAGKGKMRNRRRIQRKGPCIIYNEDNGVTKAFRNIPGVTLQRVTKLNLLKLAPGGHIGRFCIWTEGAFRKLDDLYGTWRKPSSLKVDYHLPMHKMTNTDLGRLLQSEEIQKALRAPNKKIQRRVLKKNPLKNLRIMMKLNPYAKTARRHAILKHNPEIKAKMLKPKVKRVRKVKKVKTPAPPPTAE; translated from the exons ATG CCTTGTGCCAGACCGTTGATCTCGGTCTACTCCGATAAGGGGGAGACTTTAGGCAAGAATGTGGCGATGCCTGCAGTGTTCACTGCGCCTATCCGCCCAGATGTGGTGAACTTTGTGCACACCAACATGCGCAAGAACAAGAGGCAGCCCTATGCTGTCAGTGAACTGGCCG GTCACCAGACCAGTGCTGAGTCTTGGGGTACAGGCAGAGCTGTGGCGCGTATCCCCAGAGTGCGTGGTGGCGGTACCCACCGCTCTGGCCAGGGAGCCTTTGGAAAC ATGTGTCGCGGTGGCCGTATGTTTGCCCCAACAAAGACCTGGCGCCGTTGGCATCGCAGGATCAACGTCACCCAGAAGCGCTATGCTATCTGCTCTGCCCTGGCTGGGTCTGCCCTTCCCGCTCTGGTCATGGCCAAGG GTCACCGCATTGAGGAGCTTCCTGAGGTGCCACTTGTTGTTGAGGACAAAGTTGAGGGATAcaagaagaccaaggaggctGTGCTTCTGCTCAAGAAACTTAAGGCCTGGAATGACATTAAGAAG GTTTACGCCTCTCAGCGCATGCGTGCTGGAAAGGGTAAAATGAGAAACCGCAGACGTATCCAGCGCAAAGGGCCATGCATCATCTACAACGAAGATAACGGCGTCACAAAAGCTTTCAGAAACATCCCAG GTGTTACACTGCAGCGTGTGACTAAACTGAATCTCCTGAAACTTGCCCCTGGTGGTCACATTGGTCGTTTCTGTATCTGGACTGAGGGTGCCTTCCGCAAGCTTGATGACCTCTATGGCACTTGGCGTAAACCTTCCTCCCTTAAGGTGGACTACCA TTTGCCAATGCACAAAATGACCAACACAGATTTGGGTAGACTTCTGCAGAGTGAGGAAATCCAGAAAGCACTTCGTGCCCCCAA CAAAAAGATTCAGCGCAGAGTTCTGAAGAAGAACCCTCTGAAGAATCTCAGAATAATGATGAAGCTTAACCCTTATGCTAAGACAGCACGTCGTCATGCTATCCTGAAGCACAACCCTGAG ATTAAGGCTAAAATGCTGAAGCCCAAGGTAAAGAGGGTTAGGAAGGTAAAGAAGGTCAAGACTCCAGCACCACCTCCCACAGCAGAGTAA